TAGACAGAGGCCATGCATTTGAGGAGCGTGCTCTTGCCGCTACCGTTGGGCCCCACCACCAGAAACCTGTCGCCCACCTCGACGTCTACGTCAAGCATAAAGTGGCCCAGCCTCTTTCTTGCCGTGATTCTCATCTCCTCGCCAGGAGGACGAGGAGGAGAGCCGCGGCGGCCAGCGCCAGGTGCAACTGGCCCACCTCGCCTCTCTGCGGCTTTGGCTGCGGGTCGATGAACGCGACGTTGCCCACGGCTAGGGAGTCAACAAGGAAGCGCGCGGGCGATGAGGAGAGGGGGGCTATGAGGAAGTCCGTCTTCGCGAGGGCCTCGGCGAAGTAGCTTCTGTAGATGTACGGCCTATGCGAGGCGTGACCCTGCCACGTGTTGCCCATGACCACCACGCCGTTGAGGGAACCACCAGCGAGGAAGATGTCGACGTAGATAGCCGGCACGGCGTTTCCCACAAAGGTGTTGTTTATAATCTTGACGCCGGGGGACGGCGCGCCTCTGTAAGTCAGACCCACGTAGTTCTCCCTGACGGTGTTCCCAGCTATCTTTATACTGGTTGCGTTTCCCCAGCCTCCCATCACGAGGAGGTACACGCCGTGGACGTTGCCCGCGACGTAGTTGTCTTTGAAGACCCCCCCAGAGACGTCGGCGATGAAGAGCCCATATCCCTCAGACCAGTTTATATTCTCGACGAATTTGCAGCGGCTAACCTCGGCGTTTTGCGTATACATAACGGCGGCCCCCACGTAGTTCCCCCTCGCCGTGACGTTGGCGAGGCCGACATCTCTGCTAAACATGACGTGTACCCCATAGCGGCTGTCTCCCACCAACACCCCGGCGATATACACACCCCGCGACCGCTCTACATACACCCCGTCGTGGAAGTAGCGCAACTCAACGCCTACGACAGAGACATTCGTGGAGTTGTATATATAGATGCCGGCGCCCCGCCGGTACACCGGGAGGCTGGGATTCCCCTCAACCAACCCGCCGTAGATCTTCACATCTGTGGAGTTAACCACCAGCACCCCGGCGGAGCACCTAACCTCCCTCACAAGTAGCGTAACGTTAGCCGCGTTCTGCACCACCACGCAGAAGTCGGCGGGTCGCACCTTGTAAGTCGCAAAAAGCCCCCCACCAAGCTCCACAGGCCCCATACCCCCCGTCACGTTCACCACAACAGCCACGTTGCTCTGGCTAACCACAAGCGCCGCCGCGGCCAACGCAGAACCCAACAACACAGAAATCCAAGCCACAAAAAACCCCAACACCCCCCAACCCCTCAACACATCCCACATACACACCCCGTAGCTACACAAAATCACAAACAGAAAACTAACAAGCACAATATAAACACAAAACCCTCACAACCCGACACACACCCCTAGTACCTATACACCAGCACTCCCTTGCCTTTTGCGTATTTCTCCACGTCGTCTCCTATTCTGACGCCGGCGAGTATGGCTACTGCGGGCTTGCCGTATGCTCCGCGGGCGGCCTCCGCCTTCCTAGCCACGGCGTCCACATCCCTCCTCCCCGGCTTTGTCTTAACCTCCACCACGTACACCGCCCTGTCCGTCTCCACGAGCAGATCGACGTCGAGGCCGTCCACACGGGCGTTCCGCCTCCTCGACAGCACCACATCCCCCCTAGCCCTAACCTCCTCCCTAAGATCCTCCCAGACGTACCGGGAGAGGGTAGCCTCTGTGAGAGAGCCCACACTATCCTCGACGTTAGATACGCGTTTTTCTAAACTAGCTGTACGTATCTCTAATGCAGATACCCTCGTCTTCAAGTCGGCGACTTGAGTTTTCAACTCTCCGAGTTCTGTAGTGACTTGTGTAAACCCGGCTTTGGTGTAGTCCGCAAGCGCCTTCAAAGCCTCAGCCACTGCCTTCATCTCCTCACTACGGGCTTCCGCAAGGGCCTTCTTTACAGCCCTCTCCACCACCTCCTCAAGCATCTTGAGGTCGATGGACATCGTGATGTGGTGTGTCTTGATTTAAAATTGTGTGGGCGTGTACCATATGGCGGCGTCGGGGTTAGCACCCCTCGTCCCAGCCCTGGGGCACCGACCACTGAGAGCCGTATCTAAACCTCTCGAGGAGACATCTGGGGGGGAGGGTTTTTAGTAGCCTTCCGGGCCGGGGGCCCCACTGGACGTCCCCCGACCTGTAACGCTCCACGTTTTGGGGCTGGGTGGCTAGGAAGCCGGTGTTCATGCTGGTGAATTCGTCGGTGACTAGCACAACGGCTTTTTCCAGCTCAATCCACTGGCCGGTGACTCTATCCCTTGCGCAGATCTTCTCAACGGACCCGCCGCGCTCCTTGACTACTTTATACCAAACCGCGAGACAGCCCAGGTCGTCGAAGAAATACCACCGCCTCCTCCCGAACTCCGACACCAACATAGCGGCGGAGGACGGCTCGTAGTCTACAATCATCTTGCAGACGGGGCATTCGCTACGGCCGTATTCCACGGGGGGCTCGCCGCAACCCTCGCCGCCTCTTACGAGGGCCGTGGCTAGATAGGGGAGCGCGAGGCCGGCGGCCAGGGCCCCCCCTAGCAGATAGAGTGCTTTCCTACGATTCACGGGGGAAAACAAGCGGTAGTTGATATGTGTATTGGTACAAAAAAGGGAGAGTTTCCCCCTGTGGTGTACTACTTTTGGAACCTGTCGGCGTATCTCCTCAAGTGGTACAGATAGATGAATATGGCCAGCACCGCGAAGGCAAACATCGACGTCCACACAACGCTCTCAAACGCCCACTTTATCTCGTGGCCCAGCAGATTTTCGTGCGAGCCGCCCTTCGCCAGCGCCACGTACACATCCGGGCTTACGATAATAGCCGTATTTAGCAACACCATGCCGGCGACCAGCGCCACAGCTATGTACGTCAAGATGTCTACCCTACTCATGGCCCCCGCCACCTGTCTTCTGTAGCTCTATGTAGTACCCAATTGAAACAACGCCGGCGAGCAACAACATAGCCGAGAGGATCCCGGCGGCCACCCGCTGGTAGGCGACCCCCAGAGCTATGTCTTCAACAGAGCCGAAACCCGGAGCGCCGTAGAGGGCATATACTATGTTGACGGTGTATGCGAACAGCACAGCCAGAACCAGTTCGAAGAGGAACGCCACGTAGGCGGCCCACCTCCTATCTAGTTGCATCACTCCGTACACCGACAGAGCCCCTATCACACCCACGGCCGCCATTATGTAGGCAATAGCCTCGGGGCTGAGGGCGCCCTGGAGAACCACCTCCAGAATCATGGCCCCACGGCCGTAGGCGTGGAGATGTACGGTGTGGCGTATTCGGGAGGCACCGCTATCCTCGTAATCGGCGTAATCTCCTTAGGCAAGTCAATCAAATACCCCAGCACAGTGCCGTAGCCAATGATGGCGATGTACACCAGCGCTATGAGAACCCAAACCCACCTCTCCTCAACGGATACGCCCTTGCCCCTATCCAGCAGAGGCACCACCAAGGCGAAGAGCACCAGTACAAACGGCAACCCCACCGAGATAAACGGATCAATCAT
The sequence above is drawn from the Pyrobaculum ferrireducens genome and encodes:
- a CDS encoding right-handed parallel beta-helix repeat-containing protein, translated to MILCSYGVCMWDVLRGWGVLGFFVAWISVLLGSALAAAALVVSQSNVAVVVNVTGGMGPVELGGGLFATYKVRPADFCVVVQNAANVTLLVREVRCSAGVLVVNSTDVKIYGGLVEGNPSLPVYRRGAGIYIYNSTNVSVVGVELRYFHDGVYVERSRGVYIAGVLVGDSRYGVHVMFSRDVGLANVTARGNYVGAAVMYTQNAEVSRCKFVENINWSEGYGLFIADVSGGVFKDNYVAGNVHGVYLLVMGGWGNATSIKIAGNTVRENYVGLTYRGAPSPGVKIINNTFVGNAVPAIYVDIFLAGGSLNGVVVMGNTWQGHASHRPYIYRSYFAEALAKTDFLIAPLSSSPARFLVDSLAVGNVAFIDPQPKPQRGEVGQLHLALAAAALLLVLLARR